A window of the Mauremys reevesii isolate NIE-2019 linkage group 26, ASM1616193v1, whole genome shotgun sequence genome harbors these coding sequences:
- the PLPPR3 gene encoding phospholipid phosphatase-related protein type 3 isoform X1 — MISTKEKSKAPKDSMTLLPCFYFVELPIVASSIVTLYFLELTDLFKPAKVGFQCYDRALSMPYVETNEEMIPLLMLLSLAFAAPAASIMVGEGIIYCLQSKLKGRSGSEGSINAGGCNFNSFLRRTVRFVGVHVFGLCATALVTDVIQLATGYHAPFFLTVCKPNYTLLGISCDSNPYITQDICSGQDQNAILSARKTFPSQHATLSAFAAVYVSMYFNSIISDSTKLLKPILVFAFAIAAGVCGLTQITQYRSHPIDVYVGFLIGSGIAAYLAYHAVGNFQAPTERAPANPPAKDALRALTQRGHDSVYHQNKSVSTDELNPQTRLDGVNRQVQREKNSLGSLKRASVDVDLLAPRSPMGKENMVTFSNTLPRVNTPSMDDPARRHMTIHVPVDASRSKQLITEWKQKSLEGRSMTLAEEASGHARAGSDSVGADEEEHVPPSLYPTVQARTAERATMGPRVLIQPRPGASQLVHIPEESQGTANISPNSSSAVRAKWMMMAEKGAGQRVANPPRLMQVIAMSKQQGLVSVTPKHSETSSSSTSSDSSQYRSPSERDSSSIVTIDAHAPHHPVVHLSSGNGPWEWKVAQKGSDGQDAYELNEMGKDYRGFRPTRSAGVSPGSSVSDIEQDEPRYGSVATINVAPGGGGAAERGEGGLENVLGPASRESTLRRKPASLTVSEKDGHTDHEAENYYKKIQANRRFKE, encoded by the exons atgatctccacgaaAGAGAAGTCCAAAGCCCCCAAGGATAGCATGACGCTCCTTCCGTGCTTCTACTTTGTGGAG CTCCCGATCGTGGCTTCCTCCATCGTGACGCTGTATTTCCTGGAGCTGACCGACCTCTTCAAGCCAGCCAAGGTGGGTTTCCAGTGCTACGACCGGGCCCTGTCCATGCCTTACGTGGAGACCAACGAGGAGATGATTCCTCTGCTGATGCTTCTCAGCCTGGCCTTCGCTGCTCCCGCGGCCTCG ATCATGGTTGGGGAAGGCATCATCTACTGCCTGCAGTCCAAGCTGAAGGGGCGCAGCGGGTCGGAGGGGAGCATCAACGCCGGCGGTTGCAACTTCAACTCCTTCCTGCGCAGGACTGTAAGGTTTGTGG GGGTCCACGTGTTCGGACTCTGTGCCACCGCCCTGGTGACCGACGTGATCCAGCTGGCCACTGGCTACCACGCCCCCTTTTTCCTGACGGTCTGCAAGCCCAACTACACCCTGCTGGGGATCTCCTGTGACTCCAACCCTTACATCACCCAGGACATCTGCTCAGGCCAGGACCAGAATGCGATTCTCTCTGCCAG GAAGACCTTCCCGTCCCAGCATGCAACGCTCTCAGCTTTCGCCGCTGTCTACGTGTCG ATGTATTTCAACTCCATCATCTCGGACAGCACCAAGCTCCTGAAGCCCATCCTGGTCTTCGCCTTCGCCATCGCCGCCGGCGTCTGCGGCTTGACCCAGATCACCCAGTACCGCAGCCACCCCATCGACGTCTACGTGGGCTTCCTCATCGGCTCCGGGATCGCGGCCTACCTG GCGTACCACGCGGTGGGCAACTTCCAGGCGCCGACCGAGAGGGCCCCGGCCAACCCCCCGGCCAAGGACGCCCTGCGGGCGCTGACCCAGCGCGGCCACGACTCGGTGTATCACCAGAACAAATCCGTCAGCACAGACGAGCTCAACCCCCAGACCCGGCTGGACGGGGTGAACCGCCAGGTCCAGCGGGAGAAGAACTCGCTGGGCAGCCTGAAACGGGCCAGCGTGGACGTGGACCTGCTGGCCCCCCGCAGCCCCATGGGCAAAGAGAACATGGTCACCTTCAGCAACACCCTGCCCCGGGTCAACACCCCCTCCATGGACGACCCCGCCCGGCGCCACATGACCATCCACGTCCCCGTGGACGCCTCCCGCTCCAAGCAGCTCATCACCGAGTGGAAGCAGAAATCCCTGGAGGGCCGCAGCATGACGCTGGCCGAGGAGGCCAGTGGGCACGCGAGGGCCGGCTCGGACTCGGTGGGCGCCGATGAAGAGGAGCACGTCCCCCCCTCGCTCTACCCGACGGTGCAGGCCCGCACGGCCGAGCGGGCCACCATGGGGCCCCGGGTTCTCATCCAGCCCCGGCCGGGGGCGTCCCAGCTGGTTCACATCCCCGAGGAGAGCCAAGGCACCGCCAACATCTCCCCCAACAGCAGCTCGGCCGTGCGGGCCAAGTGGATGATGATGGCGGAGAAGGGGGCAGGCCAGCGGGTGGCCAACCCGCCTCGGCTCATGCAGGTCATCGCCATGTCCAAGCAGCAGGGCCTGGTGTCGGTCACCCCCAAGCACTCGGAGACCTCCTCGTCCTCCACCAGCTCCGACTCCTCCCAGTACCGCTCGCCGTCAGAGCGGGACAGCTCCAGCATCGTCACCATCGACGCCCACGCCCCGCACCACCCCGTGGTGCACCTCTCCTCCGGCAACGGGCCCTGGGAGTGGAAGGTGGCCCAGAAAGGCTCGGACGGGCAGGACGCCTACGAGCTGAACGAGATGGGCAAGGATTACCGGGGCTTCCGGCCCACCAGGAGCGCCGGCGTCTCCCCGGGCTCCTCCGTCAGCGACATCGAGCAGGACGAGCCGCGCTACGGCAGCGTGGCCACCATCAACGTGGcgccgggagggggcggggcggcggaGCGTGGCGAGGGCGGCCTGGAGAACGTGCTCGGCCCCGCCAGCCGGGAGTCCACCCTGCGGAGGAAGCCTGCCAGCCTGACGGTCAGCGAGAAGGACGGACACACGGACCACGAGGCGGAAAACTACTACAAGAAAATCCAAGCCAACCGGAGATTTAAGGAGTaa
- the PLPPR3 gene encoding phospholipid phosphatase-related protein type 3 isoform X2: MISTKEKSKAPKDSMTLLPCFYFVELPIVASSIVTLYFLELTDLFKPAKIMVGEGIIYCLQSKLKGRSGSEGSINAGGCNFNSFLRRTVRFVGVHVFGLCATALVTDVIQLATGYHAPFFLTVCKPNYTLLGISCDSNPYITQDICSGQDQNAILSARKTFPSQHATLSAFAAVYVSMYFNSIISDSTKLLKPILVFAFAIAAGVCGLTQITQYRSHPIDVYVGFLIGSGIAAYLAYHAVGNFQAPTERAPANPPAKDALRALTQRGHDSVYHQNKSVSTDELNPQTRLDGVNRQVQREKNSLGSLKRASVDVDLLAPRSPMGKENMVTFSNTLPRVNTPSMDDPARRHMTIHVPVDASRSKQLITEWKQKSLEGRSMTLAEEASGHARAGSDSVGADEEEHVPPSLYPTVQARTAERATMGPRVLIQPRPGASQLVHIPEESQGTANISPNSSSAVRAKWMMMAEKGAGQRVANPPRLMQVIAMSKQQGLVSVTPKHSETSSSSTSSDSSQYRSPSERDSSSIVTIDAHAPHHPVVHLSSGNGPWEWKVAQKGSDGQDAYELNEMGKDYRGFRPTRSAGVSPGSSVSDIEQDEPRYGSVATINVAPGGGGAAERGEGGLENVLGPASRESTLRRKPASLTVSEKDGHTDHEAENYYKKIQANRRFKE; this comes from the exons atgatctccacgaaAGAGAAGTCCAAAGCCCCCAAGGATAGCATGACGCTCCTTCCGTGCTTCTACTTTGTGGAG CTCCCGATCGTGGCTTCCTCCATCGTGACGCTGTATTTCCTGGAGCTGACCGACCTCTTCAAGCCAGCCAAG ATCATGGTTGGGGAAGGCATCATCTACTGCCTGCAGTCCAAGCTGAAGGGGCGCAGCGGGTCGGAGGGGAGCATCAACGCCGGCGGTTGCAACTTCAACTCCTTCCTGCGCAGGACTGTAAGGTTTGTGG GGGTCCACGTGTTCGGACTCTGTGCCACCGCCCTGGTGACCGACGTGATCCAGCTGGCCACTGGCTACCACGCCCCCTTTTTCCTGACGGTCTGCAAGCCCAACTACACCCTGCTGGGGATCTCCTGTGACTCCAACCCTTACATCACCCAGGACATCTGCTCAGGCCAGGACCAGAATGCGATTCTCTCTGCCAG GAAGACCTTCCCGTCCCAGCATGCAACGCTCTCAGCTTTCGCCGCTGTCTACGTGTCG ATGTATTTCAACTCCATCATCTCGGACAGCACCAAGCTCCTGAAGCCCATCCTGGTCTTCGCCTTCGCCATCGCCGCCGGCGTCTGCGGCTTGACCCAGATCACCCAGTACCGCAGCCACCCCATCGACGTCTACGTGGGCTTCCTCATCGGCTCCGGGATCGCGGCCTACCTG GCGTACCACGCGGTGGGCAACTTCCAGGCGCCGACCGAGAGGGCCCCGGCCAACCCCCCGGCCAAGGACGCCCTGCGGGCGCTGACCCAGCGCGGCCACGACTCGGTGTATCACCAGAACAAATCCGTCAGCACAGACGAGCTCAACCCCCAGACCCGGCTGGACGGGGTGAACCGCCAGGTCCAGCGGGAGAAGAACTCGCTGGGCAGCCTGAAACGGGCCAGCGTGGACGTGGACCTGCTGGCCCCCCGCAGCCCCATGGGCAAAGAGAACATGGTCACCTTCAGCAACACCCTGCCCCGGGTCAACACCCCCTCCATGGACGACCCCGCCCGGCGCCACATGACCATCCACGTCCCCGTGGACGCCTCCCGCTCCAAGCAGCTCATCACCGAGTGGAAGCAGAAATCCCTGGAGGGCCGCAGCATGACGCTGGCCGAGGAGGCCAGTGGGCACGCGAGGGCCGGCTCGGACTCGGTGGGCGCCGATGAAGAGGAGCACGTCCCCCCCTCGCTCTACCCGACGGTGCAGGCCCGCACGGCCGAGCGGGCCACCATGGGGCCCCGGGTTCTCATCCAGCCCCGGCCGGGGGCGTCCCAGCTGGTTCACATCCCCGAGGAGAGCCAAGGCACCGCCAACATCTCCCCCAACAGCAGCTCGGCCGTGCGGGCCAAGTGGATGATGATGGCGGAGAAGGGGGCAGGCCAGCGGGTGGCCAACCCGCCTCGGCTCATGCAGGTCATCGCCATGTCCAAGCAGCAGGGCCTGGTGTCGGTCACCCCCAAGCACTCGGAGACCTCCTCGTCCTCCACCAGCTCCGACTCCTCCCAGTACCGCTCGCCGTCAGAGCGGGACAGCTCCAGCATCGTCACCATCGACGCCCACGCCCCGCACCACCCCGTGGTGCACCTCTCCTCCGGCAACGGGCCCTGGGAGTGGAAGGTGGCCCAGAAAGGCTCGGACGGGCAGGACGCCTACGAGCTGAACGAGATGGGCAAGGATTACCGGGGCTTCCGGCCCACCAGGAGCGCCGGCGTCTCCCCGGGCTCCTCCGTCAGCGACATCGAGCAGGACGAGCCGCGCTACGGCAGCGTGGCCACCATCAACGTGGcgccgggagggggcggggcggcggaGCGTGGCGAGGGCGGCCTGGAGAACGTGCTCGGCCCCGCCAGCCGGGAGTCCACCCTGCGGAGGAAGCCTGCCAGCCTGACGGTCAGCGAGAAGGACGGACACACGGACCACGAGGCGGAAAACTACTACAAGAAAATCCAAGCCAACCGGAGATTTAAGGAGTaa